One part of the Eleginops maclovinus isolate JMC-PN-2008 ecotype Puerto Natales chromosome 14, JC_Emac_rtc_rv5, whole genome shotgun sequence genome encodes these proteins:
- the LOC134875912 gene encoding serine/threonine-protein phosphatase PP1-beta catalytic subunit, giving the protein MAEGELDVDSLISRLLEVRGCRPGKIVQMTEAEVRGLCIKSREIFLSQPILLELEAPLKICGDIHGQYTDLLRLFEYGGFPPEANYLFLGDYVDRGKQSLETICLLLAYKIKYPENFFLLRGNHECASINRIYGFYDECKRRFNIKLWKTFTDCFNCLPIAAIVDEKIFCCHGGLSPDLQSMEQIRRIMRPTDVPDTGLLCDLLWSDPDKDVQGWGENDRGVSFTFGADVVSKFLNRHDLDLICRAHQVVEDGYEFFAKRQLVTLFSAPNYCGEFDNAGGMMSVDETLMCSFQILKPSEKKAKYQYGGMNSGRPITPPRTAQPPKKR; this is encoded by the exons TGCGAGGATGTCGTCCAGGGAAGATCGTCCAGATGACGGAGGCCGAAGTGCGCGGCTTGTGCATCAAGTCGCGGGAGATCTTCCTCAGTCAGCCGAtcctgctggagctggaggctCCGCTCAAAATCTGTG gTGATATCCACGGACAGTACACAGACCTGCTCCGACTCTTTGAGTACGGCGGCTTCCCTCCAGAGGCCAACTACCTGTTCCTGGGCGACTACGTGGACAGAGGGAAGCAGTCCCTGGAGACCATCTGCCTGCTGCTCGCCTACAAGATCAAATACCCCGAGAACTTCTTCCTGCTCAGAGGCAACCACGAGTGCGCCTCCATCAACCGCATCTACGGATTCTACGACGAGT GTAAACGCAGATTCAACATCAAGCTGTGGAAGACGTTCACCGACTGCTTCAACTGCCTGCCCATCGCCGCCATCGTGGACGAGAAGATCTTCTGCTGTCACGGAG GACTCTCTCCAGACCTGCAGTCTATGGAGCAGATCAGACGCATCATGAGACCCACAGACGTGCCCGACACAG GCCTCCTGTGTGATCTGCTGTGGTCTGACCCCGATAAGGATGTGCAGGGCTGGGGAGAAAACGACCGCGGCGTCTCCTTCACGTTCGGAGCTGATGTGGTTAGCAAGTTCCTGAACCGCCACGACCTGGACCTCATCTGCAGAGCTCACCAG GTGGTAGAGGATGGTTATGAGTTCTTTGCCAAGCGGCAGCTGGTGACTCTGTTCTCGGCTCCCAACTACTGCGGCGAGTTCGACAACGCCGGCGGCATGATGAGCGTGGACGAAACACTGATGTGCTCCTTCCAG ATCCTGAAGCCATCTGAGAAGAAAGCCAAGTACCAGTATGGAGGGATGAACTCGGGTAGGCCCATCACTCCTCCTCGCACAGCCCAACCTCCAAAGAAACGAtga